One Siniperca chuatsi isolate FFG_IHB_CAS linkage group LG8, ASM2008510v1, whole genome shotgun sequence DNA segment encodes these proteins:
- the gpr174 gene encoding probable G-protein coupled receptor 174 yields the protein MVNSPWLKMNFANHSCKSSEDVRTYQHHVYAVVYSVILAPGLLGNVLAIWVFRAYIRETKKAVVFMMNLAVADLMQVLSLPLRIYYYLNNTWPFGHPLCMICFYLKYVNMYASIYFLVCVSVRRCELIMCPLKYNSTRRRRDVFICALGWLLVGLGCLPFPLLRNPSSELNSDSSSHTSEASATLTGPNLVCFSELPMRSVSIPAAWALLIIAELLGFIIPLILVLACTCLTAASLREPTEGAIHDRGEKRRALRMVLSCAVVFLVCFAPYHITMPLDFLVKANALSSCAFRDLILRCHPVTLCLASLNCSLDPLMYYFTTREFWRRLSKPEIPDSMIFSRRLSCITGGQDLEDD from the exons ATGGTAAACAGCCCTTGGCTTAAGATGAACTTTGCCAACCACAGCTGTAAAAGCAGTGAAGATGTCCGCACGTACCAGCACCATGTGTATGCAGTGGTGTACAGTGTGATCTTAGCACCAGGCCTGCTGGGTAACGTGCTGGCGATTTGGGTGTTCAGGGCTTATATCAGAGAAACCAAGAAGGCTGTGGTGTTCATGATGAATCTGGCTGTGGCCGACCTGATGCAG gtgctctctctgcctctgcgGATCTACTATTACCTGAACAACACCTGGCCCTTTGGTCATCCTCTCTGCATGATCTGCTTCTATCTTAAGTATGTCAACATGTACGCCTCCATCTACTTCCTGGTGTGTGTCAGCGTGCGTCGCTGTGAGCTCATCATGTGCCCGCTGAAGTACAACTCAACCAGGCGAAGAAGAGACGTGTTTATATGTGCCCTAGGCTGGCTGTTAGTCGGCCTGGGCTGCCTGCCCTTCCCTCTGCTGAGGAACCCCAGCAGCGAACTAAACTCTGATTCAAGTTCCCACACCTCAGAGGCCAGTGCCACCCTCACCGGACCTAACTTGGTGTGTTTCTCAGAGCTGCCCATGAGGTCTGTCAGTATTCCTGCAGCCTGGGCCCTCCTGATCATAGCGGAGCTGTTGGGCTTCATCATCCCCCTCATCCTGGTATTAGCCTGCACCTGTCTGACTGCCGCGAGCCTTCGGGAGCCGACAGAGGGGGCGATTCATGACCGAGGGGAGAAGCGGAGGGCGTTAAGGATGGTGCTAAGCTGTGCTGTGGTCTTCCTAGTGTGCTTTGCTCCGTACCATATCACTATGCCCCTGGACTTCCTGGTTAAAGCCAATGCCTTAAGCAGCTGCGCCTTCAGGGACCTAATTCTGAGATGTCACCCTGTCACGCTCTGCCTGGCCAGCCTGAACTGCAGCCTGGACCCACTTATGTACTATTTCACAACTCGTGAATTCTGGAGGCGACTGAGCAAGCCAGAAATACCAGATAGCATGATTTTTAGCAGGCGCCTGTCCTGTATAACTGGAGGACAGGACTTAGAGGATGACTAG
- the p2ry10 gene encoding putative P2Y purinoceptor 10 — MTVNTSGWSGESLANSSSGCDYNMTGWNQCMDKMYTYFYLLLFIPGLLLNTIALWVLCRHISKKTKAVIYMINLALADLAHILSLPLRIYYYFTHEWPFGQGICLFCFYLKYLNMYAAIVFLVCISVQRCVFMLDPFAARRWRRRYDLLISIIVWVVVGLGCSPFILMRSSSSSGTITATKTVYNMSYSLDATSTQHPSGYTKLYASTSPSSLELVSRQGCFKDLPMRPLPLSLSVTMMAFAELFGFLIPLACISYSSIRITQSLNQRPTQDQQNSSALNASGRSRLQSVTSNSQTDKYHEKQMNGEKRRALRLVLSCFALFLFCFAPYHLSFLLYLMVSQNIVSHCATQLAVRQFHPVSLCLASLSCCLNPVLYYFLTAEFRLHLTRRTSSFTTSLLSSPISSPTQRPAQHRLTSMESSCSDRE; from the exons ATGACTGTGAATACGTCTGGATGGTCTGGGGAGTCCCTGGCCAACTCCTCCTCAGGATGTGACTACAATATGACCGGCTGGAACCAGTGCATGGATAAGATGTACACCTACTTCTACCTGCTGCTCTTCATCCCCGGGCTGCTGCTCAATACCATCGCTCTCTGGGTCCTCTGCAGACATATTAG TAAGAAGACCAAGGCGGTGATCTACATGATAAACCTGGCGTTAGCAGACCTGGCCCACATCCTCTCTCTGCCCCTCAGGATTTATTATTACTTCACACATGAGTGGCCCTTTGGACAAGGCATCTGCTTGTTCTGCTTCTACCTCAAATACCTCAACATGTACGCCGCTATAGTGTTCCTG gTGTGTATCAGCGTGCAGAGGTGTGTCTTCATGCTCGATCCGTTTGCTGCTCGCCGGTGGAGGCGACGCTATGACCTGTTGATCAGCATTATagtgtgggtggtggtgggtCTGGGCTGCTCGCCTTTCATTCTGATgcgcagcagcagtagcagtggcACCATCACTGCCACTAAGACAGTCTATAACATGTCCTATTCTCTGGATGCCACTTCTACACAACACCCCTCAGGTTACACCAAGCTTTACGCGAGTACAAGCCCCAGCAGTTTGGAGCTAGTCTCCAGACAAGGCTGTTTTAAGGACTTGCCCATGCGTCCTCTGCCCCTCTCTCTGTCGGTCACCATGATGGCTTTTGCTGAGCTGTTTGGTTTCTTGATTCCTTTGGCCTGCATCAGTTACAGCTCCATCCGCATCACCCAGTCCCTCAACCAAAGACCGACCCAGGATCAGCAAAACTCGTCCGCACTCAACGCCTCAGGACGCAGCCGACTCCAGTCAGTCACCTCCAACTCTCAGACAGATAAATATCATGAGAAGCAGATGAACGGTGAGAAGCGGCGCGCTCTACGGTTGGTGCTGAGCTGCTTTGCCCTCTTCTTGTTCTGCTTTGCCCCCTACCACCTCAGCTTCCTGCTCTACCTGATGGTATCGCAGAATATAGTGTCCCACTGTGCGACGCAGCTGGCTGTGCGTCAGTTTCACCCGGTGTCCCTGTGCCTGGCGAGCCTAAGCTGCTGCCTCAACCCTGTGCTTTATTACTTTCTAACAGCCGAGTTCAGATTGCACCTCACCAGGCGCACTTCCTCCTTCACCACttcactcctctcctcccctaTCAGCTCCCCGACCCAGCGTCCTGCGCAGCACAGACTGACGAGCATGGAAAGTAGCTGCTCAGACAGGGAGTAG
- the lpar4 gene encoding lysophosphatidic acid receptor 4 produces MASLVLNETGMEDCGIDDSFKYNLYSVIYSVVFVLGLITNCAALFVFCFRMKMRNETTMFMTNLALSDLVFVFTLPFKVFYNVNRHWPFGDGLCKVSGTAFITNIYGSMLFLTCISVDRFLAIVYPFRSRSIRTRRNAALVCAAVWLTIVGGGISVTFFSTINSTNRATTCFEGFSKSTWRTYLSKITIFIEIVGFLLPLLANLVCSSLVLRTLRRPVTVGRGCDSKRRVLRMILVHLGIFIICFVPYNSILFLYALVRTQALANCAVERFARTLYPITLCLASLNCCLDPVVYYFTSESFQKSLTMGGKGSGSRPESIPRSDTETQDTANTLPRDTHTPASNGKDSKMSESQF; encoded by the exons ATGGCTAGCCTGGTGCTCAACGAGACTGGAATGGAAGACTGCGGCATTGACGACTCCTTCAAGTACAACTTGTACTCTGTGATTTACAGTGTGGTCTTTGTCTTAGGCCTGATCACCAACTGTGCTGCCCTCTTTGTATTCTGCTTCCGGATGAAGATGCGCAACGAGACCACAATGTTTATGACTAATTTAGCGTTATCCGatttagtatttgtttttacGCTGCCATTCAAGGTCTTCTACAATGTTAACCGCCATTGGCCATTTGGAGATGGACTGTGTAAGGTATCAGGAACAGCCTTCATCACCAACATCTACGGCAGCATGCTCTTCCTCACCTGCATCAGTGTAGACCGTTTCCTGGCAATAGTCTACCCTTTCCGCTCCCGCTCCATCCGCACGCGCAGGAACGCGGCGCTGGTGTGTGCCGCCGTGTGGCTGACCATCGTAGGAGGAGGAATATCCGTGACCTTCTTCTCCACCATTAACAGCACAAACAGAGCCACCACATGCTTTGAGGGCTTCTCCAAGAGCACCTGGAGGACCTACCTGTCCAAAATCACCATCTTCATCGAG ATTGTGGGCTTCCTTCTCCCCCTTCTGGCCAACTTGGTATGTTCCTCGCTTGTTCTGCGGACGCTGAGGCGTCCAGTGACTGTTGGTCGTGGTTGTGACAGCAAGAGACGTGTCCTACGGATGATTTTGGTCCATCTGGGTATCTTCATCATCTGCTTCGTCCCTTATAACTCTATCCTCTTCCTGTACGCCCTGGTGCGGACCCAGGCCCTGGCTAACTGCGCAGTGGAGCGCTTTGCTCGAACTCTTTACCCTATCACTCTGTGCCTGGCCAGCCTCAACTGCTGCCTGGACCCTGTGGTCTACTACTTCACCTCAGAGAGCTTCCAGAAAAGCTTGACAATGGGAGGCAAAGGGTCCGGCTCCCGGCCCGAGAGTATCCCCCGTAGCGACACTGAGACCCAGGACACAGCAAACACTCTCcccagagacacacacactccggcCAGCAATGGAAAAGACTCAAAGATGTCTGAGAGCCAGTTCTGA